The sequence CTAAGCACTCACATAAGCGCACGCTCCCATGATTCTTCCGTATCGACTCGAAGCACGCACGACGCCGTCGCGCACGATGCAGCTTGCCGTGCCGCTGATCGCCGCGTTGCTCACGCTCGCGATCGGCTTCCTGATCTTCAGCCTGGTCGGCCGTGATCCGCTCGAAGCCATGCACGCGTTTTTCATCGAACCGCTCTCCAGTGTGAACGGCTGGTCCGAACTGCTGCTGAAGGCGTCGCCGTTGTGCCTGATTGGCCTTGGCCTCGCGATCGGTTATCGCGCCAACGTCTGGAACATCGGCGCTGAAGGGCAGATGCTGCTCGGCGGCATCGCCGCCAGCGGCGTCGCGATCTATTTCGATCAGGCCACCGGCTGGTGGATTCTGCCGACCATGATGATCGCCGGCGTGCTTGGCGGTATGGCGTGGGCCGCGATCCCTGCACTGCTGAAAAGCCGCTTCAATACCAACGAGATTCTCGTCAGCCTGATGCTCACGTATGTGGCCACGCAGTTGCTGATCTATCTGGTGAGCGGCCCGTGGCGCGATCCGCAGGGCATGAACTTCCCGCTCTCGGAGATGTTCAGCGGCGACGCGCTCTATCCGACCTTTGCCGGCGACTGGCACTGGAAATGGCTGCACGGCACGCGTCTGAACGCATCGGTGTTCGTCACACTGATCGCGATTCCGTGCGTGTGGCTGTTCATGCGCAAGAGCTTTGCAGGCTACCGGATGAACGTCGGCGGTCTGGCGCCGCTCGCCGCGCGCTACGCCGGTTTCTCCGACAAGAAAACCATCTGGACGTCGCTCCTGATCAGCGGCGGTCTGGCGGGCCTCGCCGGCATGGGCGAGATCGCCGGGCCGATCGGCCAGTTGCAGGCGACATGGTCGCCGGGCTACGGCTTCACCGCGATCATCGTTGTGTTCGTCGGACGATTGCATCCGGTCGGGATCGTGCTCGCGAGCCTTTTGATGGCGCTGCTGTACCTTGGCGGCGAAGCGGTGCAGACCTCGATGCAATTGCCGCAGGCGCTCTCCGGCGTGTTCCAGGGGCTGTTGCTGTTCTGCCTGCTGGGTGCTGACCTGTTCGTGAACTATCGCGTGCGCCGCCGAACGCTGGCCGCGTAAGTCCACTCCTTCGCTACTGATTTTCCCGCCAGGTCTCCATGGATATTCAACAAGCCAGCGCGCTCACCTCGAGCGCCGTCACCGCCGCGATCCCGCTGATGTTCGCGGGTGCAGGCGAACTCGTCACCGAGAAGTCGGGTGTGCTCAACCTCGGTGTCGAAGGCATGATGCTGATGGGCGCCGTGACCGGCTACGCCGTCACGGCCATTACCGGCAGCCCGTGGCTCGGCGTGGTCGCCGCGATCGGCGCGGGTCTCGCGATGTCGCTGCTGTTCGCGTTCCTCACGCTGACCATGCTCGCCAACCAGGTCGCCACCGGCTTGTCGCTGACGATCTTCGGCATTGGCCTGTCGGCCTATGTCGGCAAGCCGTACACGTCGGCAGCCGTGCGCGCCACGATCGACACGTGGACCATTCCGGGTCTCTCGAAGATTCCGGTGCTCGGCCCCGCGCTCTTCAGCCTCACGCCGCTCGACTACCTCGCGTTCCTGATGTTCGCGGTGATCTGGTGGTTCCTGTACCGCACGCGTGCGGGCCTCGTGCTGCGCTCGGTCGGCGAATCGCCGCAAGTGGCGCACTCGGTCGGCTTTCCGGTGATCGGCGTGCGTTACGGCGCCGTGGCCTTCGGTGGCGGCATGGCGGGTCTCGCAGGCGGTTATTACTCGATCGTCAACCTGCACTTGTGGCAGGAGCAACTCACGTCGGGCCGCGGCTGGATCGCGCTCGCACTGGTGGTGTTCGCGACGTGGCGCCCGGGCCGTCTCCTGATCGGCGCGCTGTTGTTCGGCGCCGTGACCGGCCTGCAGTTTTACGCTCAGGCCATCGGCGTGCCGGTGCCGACGCAGTTTCTGGCGATGCTGCCGTACGTCGCGACCGTCGTCGTGCTCGTGCTGATTTCGCGCAACCCGAACACGATTCGTCTGAATGCCCCGGCGTCGCTCGGCAAGCCGTTTTTCTCGGCGGGCTGACACAGATGTCGTTTCATATGACCGACCACACGTTTCAAATCACTCGATAAACACGACAGGAGAGAACATGAAGAGAAGAAATCTGCTGACCGCTTTCGCTTGGGGTGCGGCCTCGCTGGCGCTCGCCGCGCCGCTCGCGCAAACCGCGCAGGCGGCCGACGCACCGGGCGTCGCGTTCGTCTACCTCGGCAATCCTGGCGATGCCGGCTGGACCTATGCCCACGATCAGGGTTCGAAGGAAGTCGAGGCGAAATTCGGCAACAAGATCAAGATCACCCGCATCGAGAACGTGCCGGAATCGGCCGACTCCGAGCGTGTGTTCCGCGATCTGGCGAATAAGGGCAACAAGATCATCATCGGGTCGAGTTTCGGCTATCAGGACTTCGAACTGAAGGTCGCCAAGGACTTCCCGGACACGGTGTTCCTGCATGCAACCGGCTACAAGAAGGCGCCGAACTTCGGTACCTATGACGTGCGGATGTATCAGGGCGCTTACCTGGCGGGCGTCGCGGCGGGCTATGTGACGAAGACCAATACGCTTGGCTTTGTCGCATCGGTGCCGATTCCTGAGGTGGTCCGCAACATCAACGCTTACACGCTCGGCGCGCGTTCGGTGAATCCGAAGATTCACACCAAGGTCATCTGGATCAACAGCTGGTTCGATCCGGGCAAGGAAAAGCAGGCCGCTGAAACGCTGATCGGCCAGGGCGCTGACGTGCTGCTGCAGAACACCGATTCGAGCGCGACGCTCGCGACGGCATCGGAAAAGCACGTGCATGCGTTCGGTTGGGATTCG comes from Burkholderia sp. GAS332 and encodes:
- a CDS encoding nucleoside ABC transporter membrane protein, with amino-acid sequence MILPYRLEARTTPSRTMQLAVPLIAALLTLAIGFLIFSLVGRDPLEAMHAFFIEPLSSVNGWSELLLKASPLCLIGLGLAIGYRANVWNIGAEGQMLLGGIAASGVAIYFDQATGWWILPTMMIAGVLGGMAWAAIPALLKSRFNTNEILVSLMLTYVATQLLIYLVSGPWRDPQGMNFPLSEMFSGDALYPTFAGDWHWKWLHGTRLNASVFVTLIAIPCVWLFMRKSFAGYRMNVGGLAPLAARYAGFSDKKTIWTSLLISGGLAGLAGMGEIAGPIGQLQATWSPGYGFTAIIVVFVGRLHPVGIVLASLLMALLYLGGEAVQTSMQLPQALSGVFQGLLLFCLLGADLFVNYRVRRRTLAA
- a CDS encoding nucleoside ABC transporter membrane protein gives rise to the protein MDIQQASALTSSAVTAAIPLMFAGAGELVTEKSGVLNLGVEGMMLMGAVTGYAVTAITGSPWLGVVAAIGAGLAMSLLFAFLTLTMLANQVATGLSLTIFGIGLSAYVGKPYTSAAVRATIDTWTIPGLSKIPVLGPALFSLTPLDYLAFLMFAVIWWFLYRTRAGLVLRSVGESPQVAHSVGFPVIGVRYGAVAFGGGMAGLAGGYYSIVNLHLWQEQLTSGRGWIALALVVFATWRPGRLLIGALLFGAVTGLQFYAQAIGVPVPTQFLAMLPYVATVVVLVLISRNPNTIRLNAPASLGKPFFSAG
- a CDS encoding nucleoside-binding protein: MKRRNLLTAFAWGAASLALAAPLAQTAQAADAPGVAFVYLGNPGDAGWTYAHDQGSKEVEAKFGNKIKITRIENVPESADSERVFRDLANKGNKIIIGSSFGYQDFELKVAKDFPDTVFLHATGYKKAPNFGTYDVRMYQGAYLAGVAAGYVTKTNTLGFVASVPIPEVVRNINAYTLGARSVNPKIHTKVIWINSWFDPGKEKQAAETLIGQGADVLLQNTDSSATLATASEKHVHAFGWDSDMKKFGPDAHLGSVVAHWGVYYNAAIQQVLDGKWKNDPVWWGIPQKAVNLEDLNTSVISADAQKQVEAKREDLAGGKWDVFTGPIKDQSGAVKVPAGKTLTDPELQRLNWYVEGVDGSLPK